One stretch of Schlesneria sp. DSM 10557 DNA includes these proteins:
- a CDS encoding helix-turn-helix domain-containing protein yields the protein MVMDRLPKSLYTPTYARFLAELKNARIAAGLTQIEAAARLGRPQSFISKCESGERRIDVAEFLVFCRAFGIDPCEIIRAVEARSSFKTGSSISLGRRGGKNLRRDAGSIHAGQEVFSDSLTS from the coding sequence ATGGTTATGGATAGGCTCCCAAAGTCGCTTTACACGCCGACGTACGCTCGGTTCTTGGCAGAATTGAAAAATGCCAGAATTGCCGCGGGGCTTACGCAAATTGAAGCTGCGGCGCGATTGGGACGTCCTCAATCATTCATTTCAAAATGCGAATCTGGCGAGCGACGCATCGATGTCGCGGAATTCCTGGTGTTTTGCCGAGCCTTCGGGATTGACCCGTGTGAAATCATTCGAGCAGTGGAGGCTAGAAGCAGTTTCAAAACCGGTTCAAGCATATCATTAGGCAGGCGAGGTGGAAAAAACCTTCGAAGAGATGCGGGTAGTATTCATGCCGGACAAGAAGTCTTCTCTGATAGCCTAACCAGCTGA
- a CDS encoding transposase yields MLMTDGNGVPISGFTISAQVAEVNTIETLVDIQVAGQRPERLLYDKAADADWVRDTLQLRGIEQITPHRKGRKKPSRQDGRSLRRYASRWKVERTISWLGYQRRLLVRHEYYPHLFEGFFHLACLMICLNRF; encoded by the coding sequence ATGCTGATGACGGACGGTAACGGCGTCCCCATCTCGGGGTTCACCATTTCTGCACAGGTCGCCGAAGTCAACACGATCGAGACGCTGGTCGACATTCAAGTTGCTGGCCAGAGACCAGAGAGGCTGCTGTACGATAAGGCGGCCGATGCGGATTGGGTTCGTGACACACTCCAACTGCGAGGTATCGAGCAAATCACACCCCACCGAAAAGGCCGGAAGAAGCCGTCTCGACAAGACGGGCGAAGCCTGAGGAGATATGCGAGTCGCTGGAAAGTCGAACGCACGATCAGCTGGTTAGGCTATCAGAGAAGACTTCTTGTCCGGCATGAATACTACCCGCATCTCTTCGAAGGTTTTTTCCACCTCGCCTGCCTAATGATATGCTTGAACCGGTTTTGA
- a CDS encoding radical SAM protein, giving the protein MKTESLAKAYVLTHGVHFTPSALRFASQVNAKQQNAVYNLPAAEKSRTHKHDETITSPASRSEQRFNRPQELFFTGDDKYTVCTSAVAPVPGRECAVVDLCDDRLTLVTPSIPDIGRRLNRIEFVTRPSYYDKLTATGRSVQRWVSACGYDEMNIWPWHDCAISRTCSFCGINAVEKKAGRNLDLIHAVDMRREIDVDSYWLTVRDEVVSEILQAVDLAIDDDCYQDEIHLILISGNLADNQLDAQARIYADLANAITRRHPARFAEGAVAVTAPPSDLGLLRVMRENGIEVGVFNLEAFSPSAFESHCPGKCRIGRDRYLKTLEAGVDVFGWGKSWCNFVLGLESPTDLLAGCEYLASRGVTPGANVLHRDHGASLRLDPPTPETVVDFYRQLANICRRHEHRPYYCQLALRTSLANEAFAGRLD; this is encoded by the coding sequence GTGAAGACGGAATCACTGGCCAAAGCATATGTTTTGACACACGGTGTGCATTTCACACCGTCCGCGTTGCGTTTTGCGTCTCAAGTCAATGCGAAGCAGCAAAACGCCGTCTACAACCTTCCCGCGGCGGAAAAATCCAGAACTCATAAACACGACGAGACAATCACTTCACCCGCGTCTCGAAGTGAACAGCGATTCAATCGACCGCAGGAGCTGTTTTTTACCGGAGATGACAAATACACCGTCTGTACATCAGCAGTAGCTCCCGTACCCGGCCGCGAGTGCGCCGTTGTTGACCTCTGCGATGACAGGTTGACTCTCGTGACTCCCTCGATTCCGGATATCGGCCGAAGGTTGAATCGGATCGAATTCGTCACGCGACCAAGCTACTACGATAAACTCACTGCTACGGGCAGGTCGGTTCAGCGATGGGTCAGTGCGTGCGGCTACGACGAAATGAATATTTGGCCCTGGCACGATTGTGCGATCAGTCGAACGTGCAGCTTCTGCGGGATCAACGCCGTCGAAAAAAAGGCTGGGCGGAATCTGGATCTGATCCATGCAGTTGATATGCGGCGAGAAATTGATGTCGACAGCTACTGGCTGACGGTCCGCGACGAGGTAGTGTCCGAAATCCTCCAGGCAGTCGATCTCGCAATTGATGATGACTGTTATCAGGACGAGATCCACCTCATCCTCATTTCGGGGAACCTTGCCGACAATCAGTTGGATGCTCAAGCAAGGATCTATGCAGACTTGGCGAACGCAATTACCCGCCGACATCCAGCCCGCTTCGCTGAGGGGGCTGTTGCAGTGACTGCTCCACCTTCAGATCTCGGACTACTGCGAGTCATGCGTGAGAATGGAATCGAAGTCGGAGTTTTCAATCTCGAAGCCTTTTCGCCAAGTGCCTTCGAAAGCCACTGTCCCGGCAAGTGTCGGATCGGGAGGGATCGTTATCTGAAAACCCTTGAAGCGGGAGTTGATGTCTTCGGCTGGGGAAAAAGCTGGTGCAACTTCGTGCTGGGTTTGGAGTCTCCCACAGATTTGCTCGCTGGTTGCGAGTATCTGGCATCAAGAGGTGTGACCCCTGGTGCAAATGTGCTGCATCGTGACCACGGTGCCAGTTTGCGGCTCGATCCGCCGACGCCGGAAACAGTCGTCGATTTCTATCGGCAACTCGCGAATATCTGCCGCCGACACGAGCACCGTCCCTACTACTGTCAACTAGCCCTGCGAACGAGTCTCGCCAACGAAGCTTTTGCCGGTCGGTTGGATTGA
- a CDS encoding IS66 family transposase zinc-finger binding domain-containing protein: protein MSLLWRVTREIGREVSEQLEFIPARLKAIRHERVRFTPAGAAKSMWCWLPSHRNRSTKACRDRDCWRT, encoded by the coding sequence GTGTCCCTGCTGTGGAGAGTTACGCGCGAGATCGGACGTGAGGTCAGCGAGCAGCTGGAATTCATCCCCGCCCGTCTCAAGGCGATTCGGCACGAACGAGTGCGCTTTACGCCTGCCGGGGCTGCGAAGAGCATGTGGTGCTGGCTCCCAAGCCACCGCAACCGATCGACAAAGGCCTGCCGGGACCGGGACTGCTGGCGAACCTGA
- a CDS encoding PSD1 and planctomycete cytochrome C domain-containing protein: MKLSFVVSRLRRTGGVDGGPGVNGRVRSDISHVVMFVTVFAIYFGRQVPVLADQAEDHFEAKIRPVLLTVCFDCHGELKSGGTLRVDSRESLLRGGESGPAVIPGQPEASLLIQAIQRHEGVSAMPPDKEKRLRPDQIADFVSWVSNGAVWPAGSARFESVQHWAFQPVEAPVPPAVQDEGWVRSDLDRFIRARQEAVGVVPAKPASRLSLIRRITYDLTGLPPTPEEIDAFEKDESPTALETVVDRLLDSPAYGERWGRHWLDVVRYADTAGETADYPVTDAWRYRNYVVSSFNADKPYDEFLREQIAGDILAVKGSADRYSDRVTATGYLAVSRRFGFDSENYHHLTIQDTIDNLGQTVLGLTLGCARCHDHKFDPISIQDYYALYGIFDSSRYAFPGSEQKQKVRAMVPLLPPTESIPQWRAYDARVGAITASLERQKQAVPSAILRSLNDLDGDFELQAAAAGGSNGVLVPPWLYSGKIAVTNAAQSPFKNLFSRGRVGASISAGAGEYKISQALYPQRTSQNCDVLHVNLDFRIALPDWSFPGTHRFWVGAHPDAPAAEVLISSESIMLRQGNEYEVIARLVPAESGAAPSSRWYNLQLTLDLRSGTVSGAVGYPGAVTEFTGKRLSPAAEGVINFVQFDTNGNSGSVIPMIEFDNLGVQESPIAPVSTEIPSSADQKEGVDPVALAKELETLTGFDGDFELQTSEAPPATPWGPGPNSVVVLKKESQSPFLNSYQPGELGIHLPNRAEYDGFGRSLTQVKTSADGKLYASFDFRCASAERGGDGSWRYYLGHGPGNSAAIELFFNGREFFRRSADAREAVCSLVVGEWYQVQLTLDVNNRSFEGQLLSRRQSVPFNGQFASGWDGTIDYTFIDSYGHLGGVRPALDADNFVLSDMPLSSLDVSSSIPQSDSKEARRSRLKEIRQQLAATQADAEISRQELNRLLAEGPCAMTYGMAEGTPHNVRIQLRGEPDQPGAEVPRGFLKVLGGESLPPGTSGSGRWELAQWLTRPDNPLTARVMVNRIWQYHFGRGLVKTPNDFGLRGMRPTHPELLDYLATQFVREGWSIKRMHKHILLSATYQQSTIPEPVPATATAPADTRDLYVSFSRRRLSAEEIRDAILFVSGELDPAPAQGHPFPAPINWGYSQHGPFSAVYEHNKRSIYLMTQRLKRHPFLALFDGADPNASTAERLGTTVPTQALFFLNDPFLHTKSEKLASRLLSRSSQIEEQINLASQLTVGRSPTATERAEAIQFVQEYGAELASLGQQENAELKRLAAYLRTLFGSNEFLHLD, from the coding sequence ATGAAGTTGAGTTTTGTTGTCAGCCGTCTAAGACGTACTGGTGGAGTTGACGGTGGTCCTGGTGTGAACGGGCGGGTACGGTCGGACATCTCGCACGTCGTCATGTTCGTGACCGTATTTGCGATCTACTTCGGGCGGCAGGTTCCCGTTCTGGCCGATCAGGCAGAAGATCATTTTGAAGCCAAGATTCGCCCTGTCTTGCTGACCGTCTGTTTTGACTGTCATGGCGAGTTGAAATCCGGGGGGACGTTACGGGTCGATTCTCGTGAGTCACTGCTTCGAGGGGGCGAGTCGGGACCGGCCGTTATTCCGGGGCAACCCGAGGCAAGCTTGCTGATCCAGGCGATCCAGCGGCACGAGGGTGTTTCTGCGATGCCTCCCGATAAAGAGAAGCGGCTTCGTCCTGATCAGATTGCCGATTTCGTCAGTTGGGTGAGCAATGGCGCTGTCTGGCCCGCTGGGTCCGCCAGATTTGAGTCGGTTCAGCACTGGGCATTTCAGCCCGTCGAAGCGCCGGTTCCTCCTGCCGTTCAGGATGAGGGGTGGGTCCGTTCGGATCTCGACCGCTTCATCCGCGCACGTCAGGAAGCGGTGGGCGTCGTACCTGCAAAACCCGCCTCCCGATTGTCACTCATCCGTCGCATCACCTACGACCTGACCGGGCTTCCCCCGACACCCGAGGAGATCGACGCATTTGAAAAGGATGAGTCTCCCACGGCTCTGGAAACGGTGGTTGATCGACTGCTGGACTCACCTGCCTACGGCGAGCGTTGGGGACGTCACTGGCTGGATGTGGTCCGTTATGCCGATACGGCGGGAGAAACGGCGGACTATCCTGTCACGGATGCCTGGCGGTACCGTAATTATGTGGTCAGCTCTTTCAATGCAGACAAGCCCTACGACGAGTTCCTGCGGGAACAGATTGCCGGGGATATTCTGGCGGTGAAGGGATCTGCCGATCGTTATTCGGACAGGGTCACGGCAACGGGCTATCTCGCTGTTTCCCGTCGATTCGGGTTTGATTCGGAAAACTACCATCATCTGACGATTCAGGACACAATCGATAATCTGGGCCAGACGGTGCTTGGTTTGACCCTCGGCTGTGCCCGTTGTCACGATCACAAATTCGACCCGATCTCGATTCAGGACTATTACGCGCTTTACGGGATTTTTGACAGCAGTCGATATGCCTTCCCAGGATCTGAGCAAAAGCAGAAGGTGCGGGCCATGGTACCGCTTCTGCCGCCGACCGAGTCGATTCCGCAGTGGCGCGCATACGATGCTCGCGTGGGGGCAATCACTGCCAGTCTTGAGCGACAGAAGCAAGCCGTTCCGTCGGCCATTTTACGATCGCTGAATGATCTGGACGGGGATTTTGAACTGCAGGCGGCGGCAGCGGGGGGAAGTAATGGTGTTCTGGTGCCGCCATGGCTTTACTCGGGAAAAATTGCCGTGACGAATGCGGCCCAAAGCCCATTCAAAAACCTGTTCTCGCGTGGCAGGGTTGGTGCGAGCATCTCGGCCGGAGCCGGTGAGTACAAGATTTCTCAAGCCCTCTATCCGCAGCGAACCAGCCAGAATTGTGATGTACTGCACGTGAACCTGGATTTTCGCATTGCGCTGCCGGACTGGTCGTTTCCTGGGACTCACCGGTTCTGGGTGGGGGCTCACCCCGACGCACCTGCCGCAGAAGTGTTGATCTCTTCAGAATCGATCATGCTGCGACAAGGGAACGAGTATGAAGTCATTGCCCGTTTAGTCCCCGCCGAATCCGGAGCAGCGCCCTCCAGTCGGTGGTACAACCTGCAACTGACGCTGGATCTGCGAAGTGGTACGGTGTCGGGTGCCGTGGGCTATCCCGGAGCGGTAACGGAGTTTACTGGAAAGCGTTTGTCGCCTGCGGCCGAGGGAGTGATTAACTTCGTCCAGTTCGATACGAACGGCAATTCTGGCTCAGTCATTCCGATGATCGAATTCGACAATCTGGGGGTGCAGGAATCGCCGATTGCTCCTGTTTCCACTGAGATCCCTTCCAGTGCTGATCAGAAAGAGGGCGTTGATCCGGTCGCCCTCGCGAAAGAGCTGGAGACCCTGACGGGGTTCGACGGCGATTTTGAGCTTCAGACCTCGGAGGCACCTCCGGCAACGCCGTGGGGACCGGGGCCCAACAGCGTTGTCGTACTCAAGAAAGAGAGTCAAAGCCCGTTTCTCAATTCGTATCAGCCAGGGGAATTGGGCATTCATCTGCCCAACCGGGCGGAATACGACGGGTTTGGGCGATCGCTGACTCAGGTGAAGACCAGCGCTGATGGAAAGCTATACGCCAGCTTTGATTTTCGATGTGCCAGCGCTGAAAGAGGGGGCGACGGTTCCTGGAGATACTATCTGGGACATGGGCCCGGAAATTCTGCTGCAATCGAACTATTCTTCAATGGGCGCGAGTTCTTCCGGCGAAGTGCGGACGCGCGCGAGGCTGTCTGTTCGCTCGTCGTTGGTGAGTGGTACCAGGTTCAACTGACGCTGGATGTCAACAACCGAAGTTTCGAGGGACAACTGTTGTCGCGGCGGCAATCCGTCCCGTTCAACGGGCAGTTCGCCAGTGGCTGGGATGGCACGATCGACTACACGTTTATCGACAGCTACGGCCACTTGGGAGGTGTCCGGCCGGCTCTGGATGCGGACAACTTTGTGCTGTCAGATATGCCGCTCTCCTCGCTGGATGTTTCCTCGTCCATCCCACAAAGTGACTCGAAGGAAGCTCGCCGTTCTCGGCTGAAGGAGATACGTCAACAACTTGCGGCAACGCAGGCGGATGCCGAGATTTCCCGGCAGGAGCTGAACCGCTTACTGGCCGAGGGGCCCTGCGCGATGACCTATGGAATGGCTGAAGGGACACCGCACAATGTGCGGATTCAATTACGGGGTGAACCTGATCAACCCGGGGCAGAGGTTCCGCGTGGCTTTCTGAAAGTCCTCGGTGGCGAATCTCTGCCGCCGGGAACAAGTGGAAGCGGACGGTGGGAACTGGCCCAGTGGCTGACTCGCCCGGACAATCCATTGACCGCGCGGGTGATGGTGAACCGGATCTGGCAGTACCATTTCGGCCGGGGGCTGGTGAAGACCCCGAACGATTTCGGTCTCAGGGGCATGCGTCCCACGCATCCGGAGCTGCTGGACTACCTCGCTACTCAATTTGTGCGCGAGGGATGGTCGATCAAACGGATGCACAAGCACATTCTGCTGAGCGCGACTTATCAACAGTCCACAATCCCCGAGCCTGTTCCTGCCACAGCCACGGCTCCGGCTGATACACGTGATCTGTACGTCTCATTCAGTCGGCGGCGGTTGAGTGCTGAAGAGATTCGCGATGCCATCCTGTTCGTCAGCGGTGAACTGGATCCCGCTCCTGCACAGGGACATCCGTTTCCTGCGCCGATCAACTGGGGCTACTCGCAGCACGGTCCGTTCAGCGCGGTCTATGAACACAATAAGCGAAGTATCTACCTCATGACGCAGCGTTTGAAGCGTCATCCATTCCTGGCGTTGTTCGATGGTGCCGATCCCAACGCGTCGACGGCCGAACGACTGGGGACCACCGTCCCGACTCAGGCGCTCTTCTTTCTGAATGACCCGTTCCTGCATACAAAATCAGAAAAACTGGCGTCGCGGCTGTTAAGCCGTTCATCCCAGATCGAAGAGCAAATCAATCTGGCCAGTCAACTGACGGTTGGTCGAAGTCCCACAGCAACCGAACGGGCAGAAGCGATTCAGTTCGTCCAGGAGTATGGGGCCGAACTGGCCAGTTTGGGCCAACAGGAAAATGCAGAACTGAAGAGGCTGGCGGCTTATCTCCGCACACTCTTCGGATCGAACGAATTTCTCCATTTAGACTGA
- a CDS encoding transposase, which yields MSTDGSILPDDVEQLKAMIAARDAVIARREAVLLQRDIEIVGHRAVIAQKEMVITSLHDVVEQQQAKLERVHEQLARLLRERYGPRKERVDPNQLTLFTPEELAELIRELKRISRIRFRPTMVRCPRTSRWGRQAQGAWPTSHPA from the coding sequence ATGAGTACGGATGGCTCCATTCTTCCTGATGACGTTGAGCAGCTCAAGGCGATGATCGCCGCACGTGATGCGGTCATCGCCCGAAGAGAGGCCGTCCTTCTACAGCGCGACATCGAGATCGTGGGACATCGCGCCGTCATCGCGCAGAAAGAAATGGTGATCACGTCATTGCACGACGTGGTTGAGCAGCAGCAGGCCAAACTGGAACGTGTGCATGAGCAACTGGCTCGCCTGCTTCGTGAACGCTACGGGCCGCGTAAGGAACGGGTCGATCCGAATCAGCTGACCCTGTTCACACCCGAAGAACTGGCGGAACTGATTCGCGAACTGAAGCGGATCAGCAGGATTCGGTTTCGACCGACGATGGTTCGCTGCCCCCGGACGAGTCGCTGGGGCCGCCAAGCCCAAGGGGCATGGCCGACGTCCCATCCCGCCTGA
- a CDS encoding transposase, with translation MWPQRRRPNTTGSRTVPKSFLDDAQWNSIKDLFANPLPSPLGGRPRVEPRPCLEGILWVLKSGGRWQDLPERYPSPATCWRRLKEWTERGIMVKTWERLLKSLDRQKRLNWSQAMGDGTFSPAKKGAPRLVRPRKAKERNSC, from the coding sequence ATGTGGCCCCAGCGACGGCGGCCGAATACGACAGGGTCCAGGACGGTCCCAAAGTCTTTTCTCGATGATGCCCAGTGGAATTCAATCAAGGATCTGTTTGCGAACCCTCTTCCATCCCCGCTGGGAGGCCGACCACGAGTCGAGCCTCGACCGTGTCTGGAGGGAATTCTGTGGGTCCTGAAGAGCGGAGGACGATGGCAAGATTTACCAGAGCGATACCCCTCTCCTGCAACATGCTGGAGAAGGCTCAAGGAGTGGACGGAAAGAGGAATCATGGTGAAAACGTGGGAACGTCTCCTGAAGTCCCTTGATCGACAGAAGCGGCTGAACTGGTCGCAGGCAATGGGTGATGGCACCTTTTCGCCTGCAAAAAAGGGGGCGCCGAGGTTGGTAAGACCAAGAAAGGCAAAGGAACGAAACTCATGCTGA
- a CDS encoding group II intron maturase-specific domain-containing protein — translation MARPWERKFLGFSFTNHRKPKRRIAPTALQRFKEKIRELTRRTRGVSLEQLVTSLSRYLQGWRGYFGACETPSVLRDLDSWVHRRLRAFLWKQWRRGGNKFAEAPQRASLTRSCGSNCRKLSRPVADQ, via the coding sequence GTGGCTCGCCCGTGGGAACGAAAGTTTCTCGGTTTCAGCTTCACGAATCACCGGAAGCCGAAGCGGCGAATCGCGCCGACGGCCCTCCAGCGATTTAAGGAGAAGATTCGAGAACTGACGCGTCGGACACGTGGGGTCAGTCTGGAGCAGCTAGTGACAAGCTTGTCACGTTATCTGCAGGGCTGGCGTGGGTACTTCGGTGCTTGCGAAACACCCAGTGTGTTGCGTGACCTTGACTCGTGGGTCCATCGAAGGCTGCGGGCCTTTCTTTGGAAACAATGGCGACGGGGCGGGAACAAATTTGCCGAGGCTCCGCAAAGGGCAAGTCTCACGCGATCTTGCGGCTCAAACTGCAGGAAGCTGTCACGGCCCGTGGCGGATCAGTAA
- a CDS encoding class I SAM-dependent methyltransferase encodes MPDRPITGHDAQLYINHVQDHDLQRDTQWLLDVGRFPVGCRVLDIGCGTGALVSALVTDENFARSVIGVELSQPLADFAAKKVVGTNGSVFHDDFLSWTPPYGWQPDTLVMSYFLHHCDNPQEHLERAASILPHGGRLYVVDRIAIDQPSLDTFPRFWDERYRAAHEWSEAMPQLMTFDELVESANRSGFEFVRKQTCPHDKRIGAERFPKTFLEFWRCESERHFPAVMVVSPNHRGVVDEIVQCLDKAELRVSRFQSVIYSDELIRTIYRHCPWREALIRFVGEVCRDRRATALWISGDPTSPDLLYRLGQFKKRYRDRWHNINGPTTANGVRAIILPFHVAEPYESEALASLIEKSGSGC; translated from the coding sequence ATGCCCGATCGCCCCATAACCGGCCACGATGCTCAACTCTACATCAATCACGTTCAAGATCACGATCTTCAAAGAGATACGCAGTGGTTACTTGACGTAGGACGGTTCCCTGTCGGTTGCCGTGTGCTTGACATTGGTTGTGGTACGGGAGCCCTCGTTTCAGCACTGGTAACCGACGAAAACTTTGCCCGCTCAGTTATCGGGGTCGAATTGTCGCAACCGCTAGCCGACTTTGCCGCCAAAAAAGTCGTCGGCACGAATGGTTCCGTCTTCCACGACGACTTCCTTTCGTGGACACCGCCGTACGGCTGGCAACCTGATACGTTGGTGATGTCCTATTTCTTGCACCATTGCGACAATCCCCAAGAACACCTCGAACGCGCGGCATCCATACTTCCTCACGGCGGTCGACTCTACGTCGTCGATCGGATCGCCATTGATCAGCCGTCGCTTGATACATTCCCTCGTTTCTGGGATGAGCGTTACCGTGCGGCACACGAGTGGTCAGAAGCAATGCCTCAACTCATGACGTTCGATGAACTTGTCGAGTCAGCCAATAGATCAGGCTTTGAATTCGTTCGCAAACAGACATGTCCGCACGACAAGCGTATCGGAGCCGAGCGGTTTCCAAAGACGTTCCTGGAGTTTTGGCGATGCGAATCGGAGCGACACTTTCCAGCCGTGATGGTCGTCTCGCCGAATCATCGTGGCGTTGTCGATGAGATCGTGCAGTGTCTGGACAAAGCCGAACTGCGAGTCTCGCGGTTTCAATCTGTGATTTATTCCGACGAACTGATTCGCACGATTTATCGACACTGTCCGTGGCGAGAGGCGTTGATCCGGTTTGTTGGCGAAGTTTGTCGGGATCGGCGCGCGACCGCACTGTGGATATCAGGCGATCCGACCTCACCTGACTTGTTGTATCGACTGGGACAATTCAAGAAGCGCTATCGTGACCGCTGGCACAATATCAATGGTCCGACGACCGCAAACGGCGTCAGAGCCATCATTCTTCCATTTCACGTCGCGGAGCCATACGAATCCGAGGCGCTAGCAAGCTTGATCGAAAAGTCGGGGAGCGGTTGTTGA
- a CDS encoding transposase — protein MKLPLDTVAQDGVRVRASAGSSSFHRKPTIEKRIAEAKAHLAALEENEVSDDTSRGSSSAKERAVRDKLARAEEALKQVAELQKEQDQRRRGKVETPKEARCSTTDPDARKMKMGDGGFRPAYNVQVATDGASRIIVGVDVTKKGNDGQEMFPMQSQIIANYGKAPQNYLVDNGFVTHDQITKTENAGSQVHAPVHGEKAMKKRGNDPFARKKCDTDECFAFRQRMATEAAQQRYKQRPSIAEYVNAEFRNRGLTQFRVRGLEKVQTVVEWYAITFNLLRLINLGLVT, from the coding sequence TTGAAACTGCCTCTGGACACCGTGGCCCAAGACGGTGTTCGAGTGAGAGCCAGTGCCGGTTCCAGTTCGTTTCATCGCAAACCGACCATCGAAAAGCGTATTGCGGAAGCGAAGGCTCACCTCGCTGCTCTCGAGGAGAACGAAGTTTCCGACGATACTTCGCGAGGTTCCAGCTCGGCGAAAGAACGAGCCGTCCGAGACAAGTTGGCCCGGGCCGAAGAAGCACTGAAACAGGTGGCCGAACTGCAGAAGGAGCAAGACCAGCGACGCCGAGGCAAGGTCGAGACTCCTAAAGAAGCGCGTTGCAGCACGACCGATCCCGATGCTCGCAAAATGAAAATGGGAGATGGAGGATTTCGGCCCGCATATAACGTACAGGTCGCCACAGACGGAGCTTCACGTATCATCGTGGGAGTAGACGTGACAAAGAAAGGGAACGATGGCCAGGAGATGTTCCCCATGCAATCACAAATCATCGCGAACTATGGTAAGGCTCCTCAGAACTACTTGGTCGACAATGGTTTTGTAACCCATGATCAGATCACGAAAACGGAGAATGCAGGCAGCCAGGTTCACGCTCCCGTGCATGGTGAGAAGGCCATGAAGAAGCGAGGAAATGATCCGTTTGCCAGAAAGAAATGCGACACCGATGAATGCTTTGCGTTTCGTCAACGAATGGCAACTGAAGCCGCCCAGCAGCGATATAAGCAACGGCCATCGATCGCGGAATATGTGAATGCCGAGTTTCGTAATCGAGGACTCACCCAGTTCCGAGTCCGTGGGTTGGAGAAAGTCCAAACGGTGGTCGAGTGGTATGCGATCACATTCAATCTTCTCCGACTCATCAACTTGGGATTAGTGACCTGA